The Thioalkalivibrio thiocyanodenitrificans ARhD 1 nucleotide sequence CATGTCTCCCGACTATTTGGTTACCTATCTTCCCGGCCGCTCACCACTTCCAAAAAATGGTGCCCCTGGGTTCCTTTCGGCACGCACGGAGAAATAAGTACTCGACGCCCTGGGGTTCTGGAATGTAGCCCCTAACCTTTTTCTGCATAGAGAGTAACTTCCTAATCTTTCTCTCAAGCCACTTAGATTTCGCTGTCGATGTCTTATCGTAATCATTGTAGTCGTAACAAATAAGAACTTTCAGATGGGAACGCCAAAAAATCAACTTCCACATCTCTTCCTCAAGATTGAACGCATTCTCATGTTCGATGAGAGCATAGATCTTTGAGGGGTAGCACATGTTGGAGCGGAATAGATTCTCTCCACCCACATACATTGCATCTATGCTGTATATTTCCTTCGAATAGGTGATGTCTGGCAGTGTTTCTTTCAGCCTTTCTCCAACAGCGTTCAAGAATCCTTTATATGAAAGGACGTAGTCAGTCCAAGCGCGATTGTTTGCATAGGCCTCGTGTAGCTTGACGGGGTCCGCTTGAAGCCGAGCATCCCACTCTGCAAGAAATGCAGCTAAAAAAGCTTCCCTAGACAAATGTTCCATAGGCTCTTCTAACGTTGGCGATGAGCCGCGCTTGACGGCGACCAACCGGAGCGGCAGCGGAGGGCGGGAGCGGTCAAGCGTCGGACTCCATCGCCCTTGTTATGTCCTAAACCCTCATGGCTGCGAGAACGCGATTTTGAACCGCCTCTTCGGATCATCGAACTTCACCGACGTGGGTTCGAACTCGTCTGGCTTGTACGGCCAATAGTTCTTGGCGTGGCCTTTCAACCACTCCACCATCCCTTCGTGCTCCTCGTGAGAAGAATCAGCAAGGACCTCAAGGAGCTCCTCGTATCCTCCGATCCCTCCGCAATCCTCGGGAGGGCAGGCTCTCCGGCCATCAACGCACAGCGGGTACTTCAGGCTTGGCTCCTTTAGGAGGATCCCGACGAGAATGACTTCATGGCACCATCCATCCCCGAAGTCGTACTCGTATTCCAGCGTGTCTCCGACCTCCATGAAAAAGTTCGATATCGGAACCTCCCATCCCGCCACCGTTCCATCATCAAATTCGTCATCAGGAATTCCGACCTTATATTTTTTGCGGCCATGCCTCCGAGGCGGATTGAACGAATGAAGGTGGTAGTCCAGCCAGCCCATAGAATCCTGGATGGCAACGTGTAGATCCCAGAAGGAGTACGTCTCTGGGACATCGATCTTTCGCCAAACCGGCGGATCGATTCCATTCAAAGTGATTCGAAATCGCATCACCCGAGCCGACTTCTTACTCATGTAGTGTCCTTTGGAACATAACGTTCAATTGTGTGGCGCCGCGTTATTTTGCGGCGTCCAAGCGACCGTAGGGGGCGAACACAAATTGCTTGTTATAAAGCATATTTAAATTCTATTCGGTAGATTAGATAAGCACCAATGACAATAAACCAAATAAACAGAGTCAAAGTTTGGCCTTTGGATAGATTATTTATATTTCCAACCTTGACTTTATCACCCCGTTCACTTCTGACTTTTGCACCTCCTGGATATACGATAAATAAGCCAGAAAGTGCGAGAAAGCCAGAAACGTAAATTGCTATAAGCAACGAATTAAGATCTTGCCCTGTTCTAATGTAAAGGGAAAAACCGATCGCTGCGGCAATTAGAACAAATCCGATGCTATAAATAGTATTAATATTTTACCCCTGCTAATTTGCCTTATAACGCCGCCCATCAGCCGCGCCGCTTTTTGGCGTCGGCTGGATGGGCTTGTTATGTGCTGCCTTCGAACCGTTCCGCGATATTCTCAAGCAATCGTTTCCCATGTATCACTGCCACAATCAGAATTCTCACGGATTCGACCCGATAAACTAATCGATAACTGTAAATGAATCGCTCTCGAATATGCTCATCCCCAATCTCTGGGACGATGCGGCCAATCAAAGGAAACCCGCCGGTGCTCCGTGAAACCGACAATATTTCGGTAACAACAGCCCGAGCGTAATACTCAGAATCCCGTGCGATATATTCGGCGATGGCTTCGAGGTCCTCGATTGCCTCCGGCGACCACTTTACTTCGCGGTCCATTTACCGAGTTTCCTTTCGACCTCGTCCTGGCTAAGCGTCCCTTCCTTTTCGGCGCGCTCGATTCCCCTGTGGATCTTCTCCACCACGTATAGGTGATACTGGACATCTTCCAATGAACAATCGTCAGGGAGTTTATCCAGAAGCGCTTTTATCTCTTCTTTAGCAGTACTCATAATTCATCACCTCCATTATCGAGCACATAACGCTTTAGCTCAGCCGCCGCGCGTTAGCGGGGTCGGCTGCAGCGACTTGTTAGAAGACCACTTCCAAAAAATGGTGCCCCTGGGTTCCTTTCGGCACGCACGGAGAAATAAGTACTCGACGCCCTGGGGTTCTGGAATGTAGCCCCTAACCTTTTTCTGCATAGAGAGTAACTTCCTAATCTTTCTCTCAANNNNNNNNNNNNNNNNNNNNNNNNNNNNNNNNNNNNNNNNNNNNNNNNNNNNNNNNNNNNNNNNNNNNNNNNNNNNNNNNNNNNNNNNNNNNNNNNNNNNCTCCAACAGCGTTCAAGAATCCTTTATATGAAAGGACGTAGTCAGTCCAAGCGCGATTGTTTGCATAGGCCTCGTGTAGCTTGACGGGGTCCGCTTGAAGCCGAGCATCCCACTCTGCAAGAAATGCAGCTAAGAAAGCTTCCCTAGACAAATGTTCCATAGGCTCTTCTAACGAGACTGTCGAATTTCTGGATTGAGAAGCATCGGCCGGTTTACTTTCGGATTCACCATGAGTGAAACGGGAATTCCGTTCGGGACGCGGTCCTCCCACGTGGAAGACACGCCGGNNNNNNNNNNNNNNNNNNNNNNNNNNNNNNNNNNNNNNNNNNNNNNNNNNNNNNNNNNNNNNNNNNNNNNNNNNNNNNNNNNNNNNNNNNNNNNNNNNNNGAGATTGGTCGGCTTGTAGCGGGGCATCCGTCCCTCCCTGTGCGACTAACCGCTGTTGGCGGGGGTCTATCTCTGCTTTGTCCGTAATTCTAAGCGGTTGGCGCGTTATTCGACAGTCTCAACGCTTAAGTAAGCGGCGCGAGGTTACGAGCGTCCGCTTGACTTACTTGTTATGGCGCTCCAGCTCTGCTGCTGCCTCGCGCCTCCACTCTTCCCGTTCCTTCTCCTCTCGCTCTCGATCATCGCTATCATAGCCATCGACCTTAATTCGCTTGAAGCCCGTCGTAATGTGATGAAGGTCTTTCTGGATCTTTTCCATACTTTTCGCGATAGAATAAAGGTTCGGCTTACCAAGCTGATAACGTCCACGCAACTCCGCCATATCAACAACTATCTCTTCCACATACTTTTTCTCTGTGGCGCTCTCGTACGTAACTTTAAAACATAGAGCAGAGCTAGCCTTCGCCTCAAAATCTTGGTTTGTCTGGGTGTACCCCGAGAACCGGTATTGACCCGGGCCGAAATATCTAAGACCTGTTTGGAAGAAATTCGGCGATAGAAACTCTTCTAACAGACTCTCTGCGGCCTCGCCTCCGTCAATCACCGCTGGTTCGAATTTGACATTCTTCGCGGGCCCCTCGCCGATGTTTCGGACGCACAAACGAACTATATTCACCGCAAAAT carries:
- a CDS encoding type II toxin-antitoxin system RelE/ParE family toxin produces the protein MDREVKWSPEAIEDLEAIAEYIARDSEYYARAVVTEILSVSRSTGGFPLIGRIVPEIGDEHIRERFIYSYRLVYRVESVRILIVAVIHGKRLLENIAERFEGST
- a CDS encoding plasmid pRiA4b ORF-3 family protein, producing the protein MSKKSARVMRFRITLNGIDPPVWRKIDVPETYSFWDLHVAIQDSMGWLDYHLHSFNPPRRHGRKKYKVGIPDDEFDDGTVAGWEVPISNFFMEVGDTLEYEYDFGDGWCHEVILVGILLKEPSLKYPLCVDGRRACPPEDCGGIGGYEELLEVLADSSHEEHEGMVEWLKGHAKNYWPYKPDEFEPTSVKFDDPKRRFKIAFSQP